In one window of Episyrphus balteatus chromosome 3, idEpiBalt1.1, whole genome shotgun sequence DNA:
- the LOC129914908 gene encoding trypsin beta-like: protein MFRLIVVVLSVLCFASAAPENNSDRIVNGRSASILEYNYQVSIQQDGFHFCGGSIIGRKWILTAAHCLRDIIAKNQQSSLRVYLGSSSWASGGVAKAVKWVKNHPDYNAKTMDFDVGIMELDSDIMYSSRMKPVNICSNTIAINRPVDASGWGKLNETSESLPTLLNAVTMKFVPTADCASGAYNYKAGEITDSMICAIGPGQDSCQGDSGGPLVTEGTNNQIGVVSWGNGCAKPGLPGVYCKLAHPKVITFIKSSCPEVNFTTC from the coding sequence ATGTTCCGTCTAATAGTTGTtgttttgagtgttttgtgttttgCTTCGGCAGCACCAGAAAATAATTCCGACCGAATTGTAAATGGCAGATCAGCTAGCATTCTCGAATACAACTATCAGGTTTCTATTCAACAAGACGGATTTCATTTCTGTGGCGGAAGCATTATCGGTAGAAAATGGATCCTAACCGCAGCTCATTGTTTACGTGATATCATAGCAAAAAATCAACAGAGTTCTCTTCGAGTTTATCTTGGTTCTTCAAGTTGGGCTTCTGGTGGTGTTGCCAAGGCAGTAAAATGGGTGAAAAATCATCCAGATTACAATGCTAAAACAATGGATTTCGATGTCGGAATAATGGAATTAGACTCCGACATTATGTATAGTAGTAGAATGAAGCCCGTAAATATTTGCAGTAATACGATTGCAATTAATAGACCTGTCGATGCAAGCGGATGGGGTAAATTGAATGAAACATCTGAAAGTCTTCCAACACTTTTAAATGCGGTAACTATGAAATTTGTGCCAACTGCCGATTGTGCTTCTGGAGCATACAATTATAAAGCTGGAGAAATTACTGACTCAATGATTTGTGCAATTGGACCTGGCCAAGATTCATGCCAAGGAGATTCTGGTGGCCCGCTCGTAACAGAAGGTACAAATAATCAAATAGGAGTTGTATCATGGGGAAATGGATGTGCCAAGCCTGGTCTTCCAGGTGTTTACTGTAAACTTGCACATCCTAAGGTTATTACGTTTATCAAATCAAGTTGTCCAGAAGTGAATTTCAcaacatgttaa